A region from the Candidatus Electrothrix scaldis genome encodes:
- the pepN gene encoding aminopeptidase N, producing the protein MRQDTTKYLKDYRPYPFTLSTVDLRFELDPTQTRVLTRISMQRNAYGQENNSALELMGESLELVSVHIDMVPLTKDEYSYDGNILRIPEVPNQFTLAVETIINPQENTALEGLYLSSGNYCTQCEAEGFRRITCYPDRPDVLAVFTTIIIGPKDSCPVLLANGNRTAQGELLDGRHFATWHDPFPKPSYLFALVAGDLTCIEDTFTTMSGRDIALHIYVEHRNKEKCGHAMESLKHSMRWDEQTFGREYDLDTYMIVAVDDFNMGAMENKGLNIFNSKYVLARPETATDADYEGIEGVIGHEYFHNWSGNRVTCRDWFQLSLKEGLTVFRDQEFSADMGSRAVKRIHDADIMRSFQFREDGGPMAHPVRPDSYMEINNFYTLTVYNKGAEVIRMLHTLLGREGFRKGMDLYFERHDGQAVTCDDFIQSLQDAQLAENQLDFEQFKLWYSQAGTPTVTISQNYDSANQEYTLTAQQSCPDTPDHNGKNKRPFLLPLCIGLLDSKGQDMELHLHDEGKSNGSNGTLILHREEQQFRFTGMQEKPVLSLNRNFSAPIKVVSDLGEEELAFLMAHDSDPFNRWDAGQQLGLRYLLAGIEDWQQGKELTVPAIFHQAFDRLLCDETTDPAFLASALTLPSETWISQQLSVIEPEAVHVTRQAFRLQLSWQHRDTLYENYYTLGTEEPYRYSAEEAARRALRNCHLAYLLAPETEEPISEELLKIGMEQYREADNMTDALAALRAVVNADRAAGDELLADFYSRWQNDPLVLDKWLTLQATCSLPGTLERVQELMGHPAFSMRNPNKVRALVGGFCSNQYSFHARDGKGYDFLVACITELDPMNPQVAARMVAPLSRWKQYDQERQGLMKAALERIAALPGLSRDVGEIVEKSM; encoded by the coding sequence CATCTCCATGCAACGCAATGCATACGGCCAGGAGAACAACTCTGCCCTGGAACTCATGGGCGAGTCTCTGGAACTGGTCTCTGTACACATTGATATGGTTCCGTTGACAAAGGATGAATACAGCTATGATGGCAACATTCTTCGGATCCCAGAAGTACCGAATCAGTTCACTCTGGCAGTTGAGACGATCATCAACCCACAGGAAAACACGGCCCTGGAAGGATTATACCTTTCCTCAGGAAACTACTGCACCCAGTGTGAGGCAGAGGGCTTCCGTCGTATTACCTGTTATCCCGACCGACCGGATGTCCTGGCGGTCTTCACTACCATTATCATCGGTCCCAAAGACAGCTGCCCGGTCCTGCTGGCCAACGGCAACCGAACAGCCCAGGGAGAACTTCTTGATGGTCGCCATTTTGCCACCTGGCACGACCCCTTTCCCAAACCCAGCTATCTCTTTGCCCTGGTTGCGGGCGACCTCACCTGCATTGAGGACACCTTCACCACCATGTCTGGCCGCGACATTGCCCTCCATATTTATGTGGAGCACCGCAATAAGGAAAAATGCGGCCATGCTATGGAATCGCTCAAGCATTCCATGCGCTGGGACGAGCAGACCTTTGGCCGGGAGTATGACCTCGACACCTATATGATCGTTGCTGTGGATGATTTCAATATGGGGGCCATGGAAAATAAGGGGCTGAACATCTTCAACTCCAAATACGTCCTGGCCCGCCCGGAAACAGCAACGGATGCGGATTACGAGGGAATCGAGGGCGTTATCGGTCATGAGTATTTCCATAACTGGTCCGGTAACCGGGTGACCTGCCGGGACTGGTTTCAGCTCAGCCTCAAGGAAGGCCTGACGGTTTTCCGGGATCAGGAGTTTTCAGCGGACATGGGTTCCAGGGCCGTGAAACGGATTCATGATGCAGACATCATGCGTTCTTTTCAGTTTCGTGAGGACGGCGGTCCTATGGCCCATCCGGTCCGTCCTGACTCTTACATGGAAATCAATAATTTTTACACCCTGACAGTGTATAATAAGGGGGCAGAAGTCATTCGCATGCTCCACACCTTACTGGGTCGAGAGGGCTTCCGCAAGGGCATGGACCTCTATTTTGAACGCCATGACGGCCAGGCTGTGACCTGTGATGATTTTATCCAGTCCCTCCAGGATGCCCAGCTGGCAGAAAATCAACTGGATTTCGAGCAGTTCAAGCTATGGTACAGTCAGGCAGGAACACCGACCGTCACAATTTCTCAAAATTATGATTCTGCAAACCAGGAATACACCCTGACTGCCCAACAGAGCTGCCCGGATACGCCGGATCATAACGGCAAGAACAAGCGCCCCTTCCTCCTGCCGCTCTGCATCGGTCTCCTGGATAGCAAAGGGCAGGACATGGAACTGCATCTGCACGATGAGGGAAAGAGCAACGGAAGCAATGGCACCTTGATCCTGCACCGGGAGGAGCAGCAATTCCGTTTCACCGGGATGCAGGAAAAACCCGTGCTTTCCCTGAATCGGAATTTTTCTGCGCCCATCAAGGTGGTTTCTGATCTCGGCGAAGAAGAACTGGCCTTTCTCATGGCCCATGACAGCGACCCATTCAACCGCTGGGATGCCGGGCAACAACTGGGCCTGCGCTACCTCCTGGCCGGGATTGAGGATTGGCAGCAAGGCAAGGAGCTGACCGTTCCAGCCATCTTTCATCAGGCCTTTGATCGTCTCCTCTGTGATGAAACAACCGACCCGGCCTTTCTGGCCTCTGCCCTGACGCTCCCTTCCGAGACCTGGATCAGCCAGCAGCTCAGCGTCATTGAACCGGAGGCGGTGCATGTCACCCGCCAAGCCTTCCGGCTGCAACTAAGCTGGCAGCATCGGGATACTCTCTATGAGAACTATTACACACTTGGAACAGAGGAGCCGTACCGCTACTCGGCAGAAGAGGCGGCCCGCCGGGCCCTGCGCAACTGTCATCTCGCCTACCTGCTGGCCCCGGAAACGGAAGAACCGATTTCCGAGGAATTACTGAAGATAGGCATGGAGCAATACCGGGAGGCTGATAACATGACCGATGCCCTGGCTGCGCTGCGGGCTGTCGTCAATGCGGATCGGGCAGCCGGAGACGAGTTGCTGGCAGATTTTTACAGCCGCTGGCAGAATGATCCTTTGGTGCTGGACAAATGGCTCACGCTTCAGGCCACCTGCTCCCTGCCCGGCACCCTGGAACGGGTTCAGGAGCTGATGGGGCATCCCGCTTTCAGCATGCGCAACCCCAATAAAGTCCGCGCCCTTGTCGGGGGCTTTTGCAGCAATCAGTATTCGTTCCACGCCAGGGATGGCAAGGGCTATGACTTCCTGGTTGCTTGCATCACCGAGCTGGACCCGATGAATCCCCAGGTTGCGGCCCGCATGGTTGCTCCCCTGAGCAGGTGGAAACAATATGATCAGGAGCGACAGGGACTCATGAAGGCGGCTCTGGAACGGATAGCGGCCCTGCCGGGTCTTTCGCGGGATGTGGGGGAGATTGTGGAGAAAAGTATGTAG